One Pseudomonas sp. MH9.2 DNA segment encodes these proteins:
- a CDS encoding cation acetate symporter — MIRRLLTALGLAVFAPTLWASEALTGAVQKQPLNVAAIAMFVVFVGFTLCITYWASKRTKSAADYYSAGGKITGLQNGLAIAGDYMSAASFLGISALVFTTGYDGLIYSIGFLVGWPIILFLIAERLRNLGKYTFADVASYRLGQTQIRTLSACGSLVVVAFYLIAQMVGAGKLIQLLFGLDYYIAVILVGVLMCMYVLFGGMLATTWVQIIKAVLLLSGATFMAIMVMKHVNFDFNTLFSEAIKVHPKGEAIMSPGGLVKDPVSAFSLGLALMFGTAGLPHILMRFFTVSDAKEARKSVLYATGFIGYFYILTFIIGFGAILLVSTNPTFKDAAGALLGGNNMAAIHLADAVGGSLFLGFISAVAFATILAVVAGLTLAGATAVSHDLYASVIKGGKANEKDEIRVSKITTLALGVLAIFLGILFENQNIAFMVGLAFSIAASCNFPVLLLSMYWKNLTTRGAMIGGWMGLVSAVGLMILGPTIWVTIMHHEKAIFPYEYPALFSIAIAFIGIWFFSITDKSKAAEGERALFFPQFVRSQTGLGATGAVAH, encoded by the coding sequence ATGATCCGGCGACTACTAACGGCCCTTGGCCTTGCTGTGTTCGCACCGACTCTGTGGGCGTCTGAAGCGCTTACCGGTGCAGTGCAAAAACAACCGCTGAACGTTGCTGCTATTGCCATGTTTGTGGTGTTTGTCGGCTTCACCCTGTGCATCACCTACTGGGCGTCCAAACGCACCAAGTCGGCGGCAGATTATTACTCGGCGGGCGGTAAAATTACCGGTCTGCAAAACGGTCTGGCGATTGCTGGCGACTATATGTCGGCAGCATCATTCCTGGGGATTTCCGCGCTGGTGTTCACCACCGGCTACGACGGCCTGATCTACTCGATCGGCTTCCTGGTGGGTTGGCCGATCATTCTGTTCCTGATCGCCGAGCGCCTGCGTAACCTGGGTAAATACACCTTCGCTGACGTGGCATCCTATCGCTTAGGTCAGACCCAGATTCGCACGCTGTCTGCCTGCGGCTCTCTGGTGGTGGTTGCGTTCTACCTGATCGCGCAAATGGTCGGTGCCGGCAAGCTGATTCAGCTTCTGTTCGGTCTGGACTACTACATCGCGGTGATTCTGGTGGGTGTCCTGATGTGCATGTACGTCCTGTTTGGCGGCATGTTGGCGACTACCTGGGTTCAGATCATCAAAGCGGTGTTGCTACTGTCGGGTGCAACCTTCATGGCAATCATGGTCATGAAGCACGTTAACTTCGATTTCAACACCCTGTTTTCCGAGGCGATCAAAGTTCACCCTAAAGGTGAAGCGATCATGAGCCCGGGTGGCTTGGTGAAAGACCCTGTGTCTGCGTTCTCTCTGGGTCTGGCACTGATGTTCGGTACCGCTGGCCTGCCACACATCCTGATGCGCTTCTTCACCGTGAGCGACGCTAAAGAAGCTCGCAAGTCGGTGCTCTACGCAACAGGCTTCATCGGCTACTTCTACATCCTGACCTTCATCATCGGCTTCGGCGCGATCCTGTTGGTAAGCACCAATCCGACCTTCAAAGACGCTGCTGGCGCGCTGTTGGGCGGTAATAACATGGCGGCGATTCACCTGGCCGATGCAGTCGGTGGCAGCTTGTTCCTGGGCTTCATCTCTGCGGTAGCGTTCGCTACCATCCTGGCAGTGGTTGCAGGTTTGACCCTGGCTGGCGCAACAGCGGTGTCTCACGACCTGTATGCCAGTGTAATCAAGGGCGGCAAAGCCAACGAGAAAGATGAGATTCGGGTATCGAAGATCACCACTCTCGCACTGGGTGTTCTGGCTATCTTCCTGGGCATTCTGTTCGAAAACCAGAACATCGCGTTCATGGTTGGCCTGGCGTTCTCCATCGCGGCAAGCTGTAACTTCCCTGTCCTGTTGCTGTCCATGTACTGGAAAAACTTGACCACCCGGGGCGCCATGATTGGCGGCTGGATGGGCTTGGTCAGCGCAGTAGGTTTGATGATCCTTGGCCCAACCATCTGGGTAACGATCATGCACCACGAGAAAGCCATCTTCCCGTATGAATACCCGGCGCTGTTCTCCATCGCCATCGCGTTCATCGGTATCTGGTTCTTCTCCATCACCGACAAGTCCAAAGCGGCAGAGGGAGAACGTGCCTTGTTCTTCCCGCAATTTGTCCGCTCGCAGACTGGCTTGGGTGCCACCGGCGCCGTCGCTCACTAA
- a CDS encoding DUF3309 family protein: MGIGTILIIILILLLVGGLPVFPHSRNWGYGPSGIIGTVLIILLILVLLGRI, translated from the coding sequence ATGGGCATCGGCACAATTCTTATCATCATCCTGATCCTGCTGCTCGTTGGCGGCCTGCCGGTATTCCCGCACTCCAGAAACTGGGGTTATGGGCCATCGGGCATCATCGGGACTGTTTTGATCATTCTGTTAATCCTGGTCCTGCTCGGCAGGATCTAG
- a CDS encoding YnfA family protein codes for MLNYLWFFLAALFEIAGCYAFWMWLRMGKSVLWVLPALLSLTLFALLLTRIEATYAGRAYAAYGGIYIVASIGWLGLIERVRPLTSDWLGAALCVIGASIILFGPRFSNA; via the coding sequence GTGCTCAACTATCTGTGGTTTTTTCTTGCGGCGTTGTTCGAGATCGCCGGTTGTTATGCATTCTGGATGTGGTTACGCATGGGCAAGAGCGTGTTATGGGTGCTGCCGGCGCTGCTCAGCCTGACACTGTTTGCGTTGCTGTTGACCCGAATCGAAGCCACATACGCCGGACGTGCCTATGCGGCTTATGGTGGTATTTATATCGTTGCATCCATTGGTTGGCTGGGGCTGATCGAGCGGGTTCGGCCACTGACGTCCGATTGGCTGGGCGCCGCACTCTGCGTAATCGGCGCCAGCATCATCTTGTTCGGCCCACGATTTTCTAACGCCTGA
- a CDS encoding SDR family oxidoreductase, which produces MQNRMMITGAGSGLGREIALRWAREGWQLALSDVNEPGLQETLKSVREVGGDGFIQRCDVRDYSQLTAFAQACEEKFGGIDVIVNNAGVASGGFFSELSLEDWDWQIAINLMGVVKGCKAFLPLLETSKGKIINIASMAALMQGPAMSNYNVAKAGVVALSESLLVELHQQEVSVHVVCPSFFQTNLLDSFRGPTPAMKAQVGKLLESSPITASDIADYIFEHVAQGEFMILPHEQGRMAWQLKQKNPQMLYDEMISMAEKMRAKAKPGRE; this is translated from the coding sequence ATGCAAAATCGCATGATGATCACCGGCGCCGGGTCAGGCCTGGGTCGCGAAATCGCGCTGCGCTGGGCCCGTGAAGGCTGGCAGTTGGCGTTGTCGGACGTCAATGAGCCTGGCTTGCAGGAAACCCTTAAGTCAGTACGCGAGGTTGGCGGCGACGGTTTTATCCAACGCTGTGATGTGCGGGATTACAGCCAGCTGACGGCCTTCGCCCAAGCGTGCGAAGAGAAGTTTGGCGGCATAGACGTTATCGTCAACAACGCGGGCGTTGCCTCCGGTGGCTTTTTCAGCGAGCTGTCGCTGGAGGATTGGGATTGGCAGATCGCGATCAACCTCATGGGCGTCGTCAAGGGCTGCAAGGCGTTTTTACCGTTGCTGGAAACGAGCAAGGGCAAGATCATCAATATCGCGTCAATGGCCGCCTTGATGCAGGGCCCGGCCATGAGCAACTACAACGTGGCCAAGGCCGGCGTCGTGGCGCTGTCGGAAAGCCTGCTGGTCGAACTGCATCAACAGGAAGTCAGTGTTCACGTGGTATGCCCGTCGTTTTTTCAGACTAACCTGCTCGATTCTTTCCGTGGTCCAACCCCGGCGATGAAAGCCCAGGTTGGCAAACTGCTGGAAAGCTCGCCAATCACCGCCAGCGATATTGCCGACTACATCTTTGAGCATGTCGCCCAAGGCGAATTCATGATCCTGCCCCACGAGCAAGGACGCATGGCCTGGCAGCTGAAACAGAAGAATCCGCAGATGCTCTACGACGAGATGATTTCCATGGCCGAAAAAATGCGCGCCAAGGCAAAGCCGGGTCGCGAGTAA
- a CDS encoding N-acetylglutaminylglutamine amidotransferase, with protein sequence MCGLAGELRFDHQPADIAAVERITHHLAPRGPDAWGFHSQGPIALGHRRLKIMDLSEGSAQPMVDNQLGLALAFNGAIYNFPELRAELEALGYPFYSGGDTEVLLKGYHAWGVDLLPKLNGMFAFAIWERDTQTLFMARDRLGVKPLYLSHTDKRLRFASSLPALLKGGDISPMLDPVALNHYLNFHAVVPAPRTLLAGIAKLPPASWMRIDASGKTEQKVWWHLPYGPRADEANLTLEDWTDRVLDSTRDAVAIRQRAAVDVGVLLSGGVDSSLLVGLLREVGVKELSTFSIGFEDAGGERGDEFQYSDLIAKHYGTQHHQLRINESEIIEQLPAAFRAMSEPMVSHDCIAFYLLSREVARHCKVVQSGQGADELFAGYHWYPQVDGASDPYAAYRAAFFDRTYDEYAATVQPQWLTANDAAGDFVREHFAQPGADAAVDKALRLDSTIMLVDDPVKRVDNMTMAWGLEARTPFLDYRLVELSARVPGRFKLPDGGKQVLKEAARRVIPAEVIDRKKGYFPVPGLKHLQGDTLNWVRDLLLDPSQDRGLFNPAMLDKLLTDPEGELTPLRGSKLWQLAALNLWLSEQGL encoded by the coding sequence ATGTGCGGATTAGCTGGAGAGTTACGTTTCGACCATCAACCGGCAGACATCGCGGCGGTTGAACGAATCACCCATCATTTGGCCCCTCGCGGCCCGGACGCCTGGGGTTTTCATAGCCAGGGGCCTATCGCTCTTGGTCACCGTCGACTGAAAATCATGGACCTGTCCGAAGGCTCGGCGCAGCCCATGGTCGACAATCAGCTGGGGCTGGCGCTGGCGTTCAACGGTGCCATCTACAATTTCCCGGAACTGCGCGCTGAACTGGAAGCACTCGGTTATCCGTTTTATTCCGGCGGCGACACCGAAGTGCTGCTCAAGGGCTATCACGCCTGGGGCGTCGATCTGCTGCCCAAACTCAACGGCATGTTCGCCTTTGCCATCTGGGAACGTGACACCCAGACCTTGTTTATGGCGCGCGACCGACTGGGCGTAAAGCCGCTCTACCTGTCACACACCGACAAGCGCCTGCGGTTTGCCTCATCGTTGCCTGCACTGCTCAAAGGCGGCGATATCAGCCCGATGCTCGACCCGGTCGCCCTGAACCACTACCTGAATTTCCACGCCGTGGTTCCAGCGCCGCGCACCCTGCTCGCGGGCATTGCAAAACTGCCACCTGCCAGCTGGATGCGCATCGACGCCAGCGGCAAGACCGAGCAGAAAGTCTGGTGGCATCTGCCCTATGGCCCGCGCGCCGATGAAGCGAATCTGACCCTCGAAGACTGGACTGACCGGGTGCTGGACAGCACCCGTGATGCGGTGGCGATTCGTCAACGTGCAGCGGTGGATGTCGGCGTTCTGCTGTCTGGCGGCGTCGACTCCAGCCTGCTGGTCGGCCTGCTGCGGGAAGTCGGGGTCAAGGAGCTGTCGACCTTTTCCATCGGTTTTGAGGATGCCGGCGGCGAACGCGGTGACGAATTTCAGTATTCGGATCTGATCGCCAAACACTACGGCACTCAACATCACCAGTTGCGCATCAACGAAAGCGAAATCATCGAGCAGTTGCCTGCGGCGTTCCGTGCCATGAGCGAACCGATGGTCAGCCATGACTGCATTGCCTTCTATCTGCTCTCGCGAGAGGTGGCCAGGCACTGCAAAGTGGTGCAGAGCGGGCAAGGTGCCGATGAGCTGTTCGCCGGGTATCACTGGTACCCACAAGTGGACGGCGCCAGCGACCCTTATGCGGCCTATCGCGCAGCGTTCTTCGACCGCACGTATGACGAATACGCCGCCACCGTGCAGCCCCAGTGGCTGACCGCCAATGACGCAGCCGGCGACTTTGTCCGCGAGCATTTCGCCCAACCTGGGGCCGACGCCGCTGTGGATAAAGCACTGCGTCTGGACAGCACGATCATGCTGGTCGATGACCCGGTGAAACGTGTCGACAACATGACCATGGCCTGGGGTCTGGAAGCGCGTACGCCGTTTCTCGACTATCGCCTGGTCGAACTGTCGGCCCGAGTACCGGGGCGCTTCAAGTTGCCCGATGGCGGCAAGCAGGTACTCAAAGAAGCGGCGCGAAGGGTGATCCCAGCCGAAGTGATCGACCGCAAAAAAGGCTATTTCCCGGTGCCGGGGCTCAAGCATTTGCAGGGCGACACGCTGAATTGGGTACGCGACCTATTGCTCGACCCGAGTCAGGACCGAGGCCTGTTCAACCCGGCCATGCTCGACAAACTGCTGACCGATCCCGAGGGCGAATTGACCCCCTTGCGCGGCTCCAAGCTATGGCAGCTCGCAGCGCTGAACCTGTGGCTCAGCGAACAAGGACTTTGA
- a CDS encoding tyrosine-type recombinase/integrase yields the protein MGRKPMDLPAGVELIGQSIRIRFSWNKKRCCETLPLPQTAKGISAAANLRAQVKGLDKLGALTPEKYAGLFPNTRSVAVQDQVAPIFFDYAQDWLDSLQIVDGTRRNYRSALQVYWIPYLAKMPIDTITSVRLRKIMNEIEWTSPVRRKGVVGLLVSIFQQAMIDEIVTRNPALSIPGAKVPKRDVDPFTKEEADLIIAHLYKTTSGLTAIYAAYFEFCFYTGMRPGEVMALRWSELDTRKKTAHVCRIQIRGIIEDRTKTKRPRTVLLNDRALHALEKARPLTAARSDYVFAPSGTGEKSELYIRSETGQKRYWLTALRKLGIRRRRMYDTRHTYATMCLMAGMNPAFIAAQLGHSVQVLLSTYAKWISSPNDWAELEKLKMLESGTKVVRVKSQ from the coding sequence ATGGGTAGAAAGCCTATGGACCTGCCAGCCGGGGTCGAGCTTATCGGGCAGTCAATCCGAATTCGTTTCTCCTGGAACAAGAAGCGGTGCTGTGAGACGCTCCCCCTCCCCCAAACTGCGAAAGGAATCTCAGCAGCAGCGAATTTACGTGCTCAAGTAAAGGGCCTAGACAAGCTCGGCGCTCTCACGCCAGAGAAGTATGCCGGGCTGTTCCCTAATACGCGCAGCGTGGCCGTGCAAGATCAAGTCGCACCTATTTTCTTTGACTACGCCCAAGACTGGTTAGACAGCCTCCAGATCGTCGACGGCACTCGCAGAAACTACAGGTCGGCCCTGCAAGTTTATTGGATTCCGTATCTAGCCAAAATGCCTATCGACACCATCACGTCGGTCAGATTACGCAAGATCATGAACGAGATTGAATGGACCTCGCCGGTGAGGCGCAAGGGCGTGGTCGGCTTATTGGTGTCGATATTCCAACAGGCCATGATCGACGAAATAGTTACCCGAAACCCAGCCCTGTCTATCCCCGGCGCGAAAGTTCCGAAGCGTGACGTTGACCCGTTTACGAAGGAAGAAGCAGATCTCATCATCGCCCACCTGTACAAAACGACGAGCGGATTGACCGCAATCTACGCGGCCTATTTCGAGTTTTGCTTTTACACAGGGATGCGCCCGGGTGAGGTGATGGCGCTGCGCTGGAGCGAACTCGATACCCGCAAAAAAACCGCACATGTTTGCCGAATTCAGATCCGTGGAATCATCGAGGATCGGACCAAAACGAAGAGGCCACGCACAGTTTTATTGAACGATCGCGCTTTGCACGCACTCGAAAAGGCTAGACCACTCACAGCGGCGCGCTCTGATTATGTTTTCGCGCCGAGCGGAACAGGTGAGAAATCGGAGTTGTACATACGCTCTGAGACTGGTCAAAAACGTTACTGGCTTACTGCTTTGCGGAAATTAGGAATTAGACGCCGCAGGATGTACGACACCCGCCACACGTACGCAACGATGTGCTTGATGGCCGGCATGAACCCGGCATTCATCGCCGCGCAACTCGGGCACAGCGTACAAGTGCTGCTTTCTACATACGCCAAGTGGATCAGCTCGCCGAACGATTGGGCAGAGCTTGAGAAGCTGAAAATGTTGGAAAGTGGTACGAAAGTGGTACGAGTAAAAAGCCAGTGA
- a CDS encoding DUF485 domain-containing protein: MNDSIYISIQNSPLFKELVSKRERFAWILSAIMLGLYAGFIFLIAYAPQVLGGKISPESSITWGILIGVGLILSAFILTGIYVYRANGEFDDLNKAILKEAQQ; encoded by the coding sequence ATGAACGACAGCATTTACATCTCGATTCAAAACAGCCCCCTTTTTAAGGAGCTGGTCTCAAAAAGAGAGCGGTTCGCTTGGATTCTTTCAGCGATCATGCTTGGGTTGTATGCGGGCTTTATCTTTTTAATCGCTTATGCGCCACAGGTTCTCGGGGGCAAAATCAGCCCTGAATCATCAATCACGTGGGGGATCCTGATAGGGGTCGGGCTGATTCTTTCAGCGTTTATCCTCACCGGGATCTATGTATACCGTGCGAACGGTGAATTTGATGACCTGAACAAAGCGATTCTGAAGGAGGCCCAACAATGA
- a CDS encoding YheU family protein produces MLIPYDQLEADTLTRLIEDFVTRDGTDNGDETPLETRVLRVRHALGKGRAVIVFEPESQQCQLMLKHDVPKEWFD; encoded by the coding sequence ATGCTGATCCCCTACGACCAACTTGAAGCCGACACCCTTACCCGTCTGATCGAAGATTTCGTCACCCGTGACGGCACCGACAATGGCGACGAGACACCGCTGGAAACCCGCGTGCTGAGGGTGCGTCATGCCTTGGGCAAGGGTCGGGCGGTGATCGTATTCGAACCGGAAAGCCAGCAGTGCCAACTGATGCTCAAACACGACGTGCCCAAGGAATGGTTCGACTGA
- the csrA gene encoding carbon storage regulator CsrA produces MLILTREVGETFSIGDDITVQILSVNGNQVRLGITAPKHIKINRAEVFRRIASRLAEQEPEPTA; encoded by the coding sequence ATGCTTATATTGACGCGAGAAGTTGGAGAGACCTTTTCAATTGGTGATGACATCACCGTGCAAATTCTGAGCGTGAACGGCAATCAGGTCCGGCTGGGAATTACCGCACCCAAGCACATCAAAATCAATCGAGCGGAAGTCTTCAGACGCATCGCCAGTCGTTTGGCGGAGCAAGAGCCGGAGCCCACGGCGTGA
- a CDS encoding DUF2784 domain-containing protein, giving the protein MLYHIAADAVVLMHVLFILFALFGGLLAIRWRWLMALHLPAVAWGAAVEICHLYCPLTPLENELRVKAGDQGFSGGFIEHYLIPLIYPAGLTPQTQLWLGAGVVVINGVVYFCLIRRHWRQRNAL; this is encoded by the coding sequence GTGCTTTATCACATTGCCGCCGATGCCGTTGTCCTCATGCATGTGCTGTTTATTCTCTTTGCCTTGTTCGGTGGATTACTGGCGATACGTTGGCGCTGGCTTATGGCACTGCACCTTCCGGCGGTTGCATGGGGCGCGGCTGTCGAGATATGTCATCTGTACTGCCCGCTTACACCGCTGGAAAACGAGTTGCGCGTGAAGGCGGGTGATCAAGGTTTCAGCGGTGGGTTTATCGAGCATTACCTGATTCCGCTGATCTACCCTGCGGGGCTTACGCCGCAGACCCAGTTGTGGTTAGGCGCTGGGGTTGTGGTGATCAATGGGGTGGTTTATTTCTGCTTGATAAGACGTCATTGGCGTCAGCGCAACGCCTTATAA
- the ngg gene encoding N-acetylglutaminylglutamine synthetase, with protein sequence MKHNASAFSQRLLRGQAPSYERLQARFAEDGSEPDAQPLALHCGWGRLLIGHTYPDPATLADDLLNEKLGERDIALYVAAPQQVLAQSPQQLFLDPSDTLRLWFSDYRPAQRVFRGFRIRRAQNDADWQSINNLYLARGMLPIAPALLTPRHQGGPVYWIAEDESSNAVIGSVMGLNHQKAFHDPENGSSLWCLAVDPQCTRPGVGEVLVRHLIEHFMSRGLSYLDLSVLHDNLQAKNLYAKLGFRNLPTFAIKRKNGINESLFLGPGPQADFNPYARIIVEEAHRRGIDVQVDDVDAGLFTLSHGGRRVRCRESLSDLTSAVSMTLCQDKSMTHHALKAAGLNLPAQQLAGNVDDNLDFLNEHGQIVVKPLDGEQGHGVAVDLRTIEDVQNAIERARPFDSRVLLESYHPGLDLRIVVIGFEVVAAAVRRPAEVIGDGHHAIGALIEAQSRRREAATSGESRIPQDEETLRTVRDAGFDYNTVLPPGERLAVRRTANLHTGGCLEDVTAILHPVLADAAVRAARALDIPVVGLDLMVPAADQPEYVFIEANERVGLANHEPQPTAERFVDLLFPHSLPAHS encoded by the coding sequence ATGAAACACAATGCTTCGGCTTTTAGCCAACGCCTGTTGCGCGGCCAGGCGCCCTCTTATGAGCGCCTGCAAGCACGCTTCGCGGAAGACGGCAGCGAGCCTGACGCCCAACCTCTGGCCCTGCATTGCGGCTGGGGCCGGCTGCTGATCGGGCACACCTATCCTGACCCGGCGACGCTGGCTGACGACTTGCTCAATGAGAAGCTCGGCGAGCGTGACATCGCCCTGTATGTCGCGGCGCCCCAGCAGGTGCTGGCGCAATCGCCACAACAGCTGTTCCTCGACCCGTCCGATACCTTGCGCCTGTGGTTCAGCGATTACCGTCCGGCACAGCGGGTGTTTCGGGGTTTTCGTATTCGCCGTGCGCAGAACGATGCGGATTGGCAGTCGATTAACAACCTGTACCTGGCGCGGGGCATGCTGCCCATCGCCCCTGCCCTGCTGACCCCGCGCCATCAAGGTGGGCCGGTGTACTGGATTGCCGAAGATGAGAGCAGCAATGCCGTGATCGGCAGCGTGATGGGCCTCAACCATCAAAAAGCCTTTCATGACCCGGAGAACGGCAGCAGCCTGTGGTGCCTGGCCGTTGACCCGCAATGCACCCGGCCGGGTGTGGGCGAAGTGTTGGTGCGGCATTTGATCGAGCACTTCATGAGCCGTGGCTTGAGCTACCTTGATCTCTCGGTGCTGCATGACAACCTGCAAGCCAAAAACCTGTACGCCAAGCTTGGTTTCCGCAACCTGCCGACCTTCGCCATCAAGCGCAAGAACGGTATCAATGAATCCTTGTTTCTCGGGCCAGGACCACAAGCAGACTTCAACCCGTATGCGCGGATCATCGTCGAAGAGGCCCATCGACGTGGTATCGACGTACAGGTCGATGATGTCGACGCCGGCCTGTTCACCCTCAGTCATGGCGGACGTCGTGTGCGCTGCCGTGAATCCCTGAGTGACCTGACCAGCGCCGTCAGCATGACCCTGTGTCAGGACAAGAGCATGACCCACCATGCACTCAAGGCCGCAGGCTTGAATTTGCCGGCCCAGCAATTGGCGGGCAACGTCGATGACAATCTGGATTTTCTGAACGAGCACGGGCAGATCGTGGTCAAGCCGCTCGATGGTGAACAGGGTCATGGCGTCGCCGTGGACCTGCGCACGATTGAAGACGTCCAGAATGCCATCGAGCGCGCCCGCCCGTTCGACAGCCGGGTGTTACTCGAGAGTTATCACCCGGGACTGGACCTGCGCATCGTGGTGATTGGCTTCGAGGTGGTGGCAGCCGCTGTCCGCAGACCGGCCGAAGTCATCGGTGATGGTCACCATGCAATTGGCGCGCTGATAGAAGCGCAGAGCCGACGCCGTGAGGCCGCTACATCGGGAGAAAGCCGTATTCCGCAAGATGAAGAAACCCTACGCACAGTGCGCGACGCAGGGTTCGACTACAACACCGTGTTACCACCGGGTGAGCGCCTGGCGGTCCGACGCACCGCCAATTTACACACCGGCGGTTGCCTGGAAGACGTCACGGCAATCCTGCACCCCGTACTCGCCGATGCGGCCGTACGTGCGGCTCGAGCGCTGGACATTCCGGTGGTGGGCCTGGATTTGATGGTGCCCGCTGCCGACCAGCCGGAGTACGTGTTTATCGAAGCCAATGAACGGGTCGGCCTGGCAAACCATGAACCGCAACCGACCGCCGAACGTTTCGTCGACCTGCTGTTTCCACACAGCCTGCCGGCACACAGCTAA
- a CDS encoding osmoprotectant NAGGN system M42 family peptidase — protein MTPAKILEPDLNYLQKVLLEMLAIPSPTGFTDTIVRYVAERLEELGIPFELTRRGTIRATLKGKQNSPDRAVSAHLDTIGASVRAVQDNGRLSLAPIGCWSSRFAEGSRVSVFTDTGVIRGSVLPLMASGHAFNTAVDEMPISWDHVELRLDAYSTTRADCESLGIGIGDFVAFDPLPEFTESGHISARHLDDKAGVAALLAALKAIVDSGAEPLIDCHPLFTITEETGTGAAGVLPWDVSEFVGIDIAPVAPGQHSSEHAVSVAMQDSGGPYDYHLSRHLLRLGAENELPVRRDLFRYYFSDAHSAVTAGHDIRTALLAFGCDATHGYERTHIDSLSALSRLLGAYMLSPPVFASDAQPAKGSLERFSHQLEHDAQMESDTRVPAVESLIGQRTEEV, from the coding sequence ATGACCCCTGCAAAAATCCTCGAACCGGATCTGAATTACCTGCAGAAAGTCCTGCTGGAAATGCTCGCGATCCCCAGCCCAACCGGGTTCACCGACACCATCGTGCGCTACGTCGCCGAACGCCTGGAAGAGCTGGGCATTCCCTTTGAACTGACCCGACGCGGGACCATTCGCGCCACCTTGAAGGGCAAGCAAAATAGTCCCGACCGTGCCGTCTCCGCACACCTAGACACCATCGGCGCCAGCGTACGAGCGGTGCAAGACAATGGGCGTCTGTCCCTCGCACCGATAGGGTGCTGGTCGAGCCGTTTCGCCGAAGGCAGCCGGGTCAGCGTATTCACGGACACCGGGGTGATACGCGGCAGTGTCCTGCCCTTGATGGCGTCAGGGCATGCGTTCAACACGGCGGTGGATGAAATGCCGATCAGTTGGGACCATGTCGAGCTGCGTCTGGATGCCTACAGCACCACCCGTGCCGACTGCGAATCGCTGGGCATCGGCATCGGCGACTTCGTCGCGTTCGACCCCCTGCCAGAGTTTACTGAAAGCGGGCATATCAGCGCGCGACACCTGGACGACAAGGCTGGCGTCGCGGCCCTGCTGGCTGCACTTAAAGCAATTGTCGACAGTGGCGCCGAGCCGTTGATCGACTGCCATCCGTTGTTCACCATCACCGAAGAAACCGGTACCGGCGCGGCAGGCGTACTGCCGTGGGATGTCAGTGAGTTCGTCGGGATCGATATTGCCCCGGTCGCCCCAGGTCAGCATTCCAGCGAACATGCAGTGAGTGTCGCGATGCAGGACTCAGGAGGCCCTTACGACTACCACTTGTCACGGCACCTGTTGCGCCTGGGAGCCGAGAACGAACTGCCGGTACGCCGGGATTTATTCCGCTACTACTTCAGCGATGCGCACTCTGCCGTCACGGCCGGGCATGACATTCGCACCGCCCTGCTCGCCTTCGGCTGTGATGCGACCCATGGGTATGAACGCACCCACATCGACAGCCTCAGTGCCCTGAGCCGTCTGCTGGGCGCCTACATGCTCAGCCCGCCGGTGTTCGCCAGCGATGCACAGCCGGCGAAAGGGTCGCTGGAGCGTTTCAGCCATCAGCTCGAACATGATGCCCAGATGGAATCCGACACCCGGGTACCGGCTGTAGAGAGCTTGATCGGTCAGCGCACCGAGGAGGTTTGA